In Lotus japonicus ecotype B-129 chromosome 5, LjGifu_v1.2, one genomic interval encodes:
- the LOC130721269 gene encoding germin-like protein subfamily 2 member 4, with protein sequence MSTTKTLAILVIFCCTISYVHASDPDTLQDLCVALPSSGVKVNGFACKPEANVSAADFFFAGLAKPGVINNTVGSLVTAANVEKIPGLNTLGVSYSRIDYKAGGLNPPHTHPRATEVVFVLEGELDVGFITTANKLISKSIKQGEIFVFPKGLVHYQKNNGDKPASVLSAFSSQLPGTLSIASALFGSTPTVPDDVLSQAFQIDAKQVDAIKTKLAPKKA encoded by the exons ATGTCAACAACCAAAACTTTGGCAATCTTGGTCATCTTCTGCTGTACCATCTCTTATGTCCATGCTTCTGATCCTGACACACTTCAAGACCTTTGTGTAGCTCTTCCTTCTTCAG GAGTGAAGGTGAATGGATTTGCCTGCAAGCCAGAGGCAAATGTCTCAGCAGCTGATTTCTTCTTTGCTGGTCTAGCCAAGCCTGGAGTCATCAACAACACAGTGGGATCATTGGTAACTGCAGCCAATGTGGAAAAAATTCCAGGACTCAACACATTGGGTGTATCTTACTCAAGGATAGACTACAAAGCCGGGGGACTTAACCCTCCACACACACACCCTCGCGCCACTGAGGTTGTGTTTGTGTTGGAAGGTGAATTAGATGTTGGTTTCATCACCACAGCCAACAAGCTCATCTCAAAGTCCATTAAGCAAGGTGAAATCTTTGTGTTCCCAAAGGGTTTGGTGCACTATCAGAAGAACAATGGGGATAAACCTGCTTCTGTGCTTTCTGCATTTAGTAGTCAACTACCTGGTACCTTGTCTATAGCTTCTGCTCTCTTTGGATCAACACCAACTGTGCCTGATGATGTGCTTTCCCAGGCCTTTCAGATTGATGCTAAACAGGTTGATGCAATCAAGACCAAACTTGCTCCAAAGAAGGCTTAA
- the LOC130721245 gene encoding uncharacterized protein LOC130721245 isoform X1, protein MRALPSSSESSHCAAAFLFPQSPTPSCSNSIAITHSSLFFSHPFHYHSLCTTPPSNFKPLLHRASKSNPTTSEVGVEESATLTEDGVCIEVTKLEKNSRRIESRISIDASLDAVWSILTDYERLADFIPGLAVSQLLQKGHNFARLLQIGEQNLAFGIKFNAKGVVDCYEKELETLPSGMKRDIEFKMIEGDFQLFEGKWSILQQFNSRSCEETQVQEVNTTLSYIVDVKPKLWLPVRLIEGRLCDEIKKNLVSVRGEAQKATDREVM, encoded by the exons ATGCGCGCCCTCCCATCTTCCTCAGAATCATCACACTGTGCAGCAGCATTCCTCTTCCCTCAATCACCAACCCCTTCATGCTCCAACTCCATAGCCATAACCCACTCTTCCCTCTTCTTCTCACACCCTTTTCATTACCATTCCCTCTGCACCACCCCaccttcaaacttcaaacctctCTTGCACCGTGCTTCCAAATCCAACCCCACCACCTCGGAAGTGGGAGTTGAAGAGTCAGCAACGTTGACTGAAGATGGGGTATGCATAGAGGTGACGAAGCTGGAGAAGAACTCGCGCAGAATCGAGTCCAGGATTTCCATTGATGCTTCGCTTGATGCGGTATGGAGCATCTTGACTGATTATGAGAGGTTGGCTGATTTCATTCCTGGCCTTGCTGTTAGTCAATTGCTCCAAAAGGGTCACAATTTTGCTCGTCTTTTGCAG ATTGGAGAGCAGAACTTGGCATTTGGGATAAAGTTTAATGCTAAAGGAGTTGTAGATTGTTATGAGAAAGAGTTGGAGACTCTTCCTTCTGGAATGAAGCGTGATATCGAATTCAAGATGATTGAAGGAGACTTTCAACTCTTTGAAGGAAAATGGTCTATTTTGCAG CAGTTCAATAGCAGAAGTTGTGAGGAGACTCAAGTACAAGAAGTTAATACAACTCTCTCTTACATTGTTGATGTTAAGCCCAAGCTGTGGTTGCCTGTTCGTCTCATAGAGGGTAGACTTTGCGACGAGATAAAGAAGAACCTTGTATCAGTCAGGGGTGAAGCTCAAAAAGCTACTGACAGAGAAGTTATGTAA
- the LOC130721245 gene encoding uncharacterized protein LOC130721245 isoform X2, whose product MRALPSSSESSHCAAAFLFPQSPTPSCSNSIAITHSSLFFSHPFHYHSLCTTPPSNFKPLLHRASKSNPTTSEVGVEESATLTEDGVCIEVTKLEKNSRRIESRISIDASLDAVWSILTDYERLADFIPGLAVSQLLQKGHNFARLLQIGEQNLAFGIKFNAKGVVDCYEKELETLPSGMKRDIEFKMIEGDFQLFEGKWSILQFNSRSCEETQVQEVNTTLSYIVDVKPKLWLPVRLIEGRLCDEIKKNLVSVRGEAQKATDREVM is encoded by the exons ATGCGCGCCCTCCCATCTTCCTCAGAATCATCACACTGTGCAGCAGCATTCCTCTTCCCTCAATCACCAACCCCTTCATGCTCCAACTCCATAGCCATAACCCACTCTTCCCTCTTCTTCTCACACCCTTTTCATTACCATTCCCTCTGCACCACCCCaccttcaaacttcaaacctctCTTGCACCGTGCTTCCAAATCCAACCCCACCACCTCGGAAGTGGGAGTTGAAGAGTCAGCAACGTTGACTGAAGATGGGGTATGCATAGAGGTGACGAAGCTGGAGAAGAACTCGCGCAGAATCGAGTCCAGGATTTCCATTGATGCTTCGCTTGATGCGGTATGGAGCATCTTGACTGATTATGAGAGGTTGGCTGATTTCATTCCTGGCCTTGCTGTTAGTCAATTGCTCCAAAAGGGTCACAATTTTGCTCGTCTTTTGCAG ATTGGAGAGCAGAACTTGGCATTTGGGATAAAGTTTAATGCTAAAGGAGTTGTAGATTGTTATGAGAAAGAGTTGGAGACTCTTCCTTCTGGAATGAAGCGTGATATCGAATTCAAGATGATTGAAGGAGACTTTCAACTCTTTGAAGGAAAATGGTCTATTTTGCAG TTCAATAGCAGAAGTTGTGAGGAGACTCAAGTACAAGAAGTTAATACAACTCTCTCTTACATTGTTGATGTTAAGCCCAAGCTGTGGTTGCCTGTTCGTCTCATAGAGGGTAGACTTTGCGACGAGATAAAGAAGAACCTTGTATCAGTCAGGGGTGAAGCTCAAAAAGCTACTGACAGAGAAGTTATGTAA